In a single window of the Desulfovibrio sp. ZJ209 genome:
- the nuoB gene encoding NADH-quinone oxidoreductase subunit NuoB: MALDTTLKKLSVRSPWLFRINAGSCNGCDVELATTACIPRYDVERLGCRYCGSPRHADIVLITGPLTTRVKDRVLKVWDEIPEPKVTVAVGICPISCGVFRGGYSIEGPIDRYIPVDVNVPGCPPRPQAILEGVAKALEVWKKKLGIEG; encoded by the coding sequence GTGGCTCTGGATACTACGCTGAAGAAACTTTCCGTCCGCTCGCCGTGGCTCTTCCGCATCAATGCGGGCTCCTGCAACGGCTGCGACGTGGAGCTCGCCACCACGGCCTGCATCCCGCGCTATGACGTGGAGCGCCTCGGCTGCCGGTATTGCGGCAGCCCGCGCCATGCGGACATCGTGCTCATCACCGGGCCTTTGACCACCCGCGTCAAGGACCGGGTGCTCAAGGTCTGGGACGAGATCCCGGAACCCAAGGTGACGGTGGCCGTGGGCATCTGCCCCATCTCGTGCGGCGTGTTCCGCGGGGGCTATTCCATCGAGGGGCCCATCGACCGCTACATCCCGGTGGACGTGAACGTGCCCGGCTGCCCCCCCCGGCCCCAGGCCATCCTCGAGGGCGTGGCCAAGGCGCTGGAAGTCTGGAAGAAAAAACTGGGCATCGAGGGATGA
- a CDS encoding complex I subunit 1 family protein: MSDTLLAILHMCIFPGGAFALIVGFLFKGLDRRVEARLQRRVGPPLIQPWLDAAKLLTKETLIPKTAVRSAFLLAPVFGFTGMAVCAAFIPIPGVFDGLFNMGDLLVIFYLLPIPAMALMLGGSASSSPFGAMGFSREMLLMLAYETPLLMILLAVAMLVGKAMNGGAWGAEFSLLHIVAWQQEYGSLGLNPAMIPALVAYLIFLPGTMGAAPFDIAEAETEILEGPLLEYGGPLLALFQVTSALKTFVVLGLGVALFFPGTICDWWPVNLVWFVLKCLVLMLISLTIVKSATGRYRIEQAFRFYVTVPTGLALCSLILVWVM, encoded by the coding sequence ATGAGCGACACCCTGCTTGCCATCCTGCACATGTGCATCTTCCCCGGCGGGGCCTTTGCCCTGATTGTGGGCTTCCTCTTCAAGGGGCTTGACCGGCGCGTGGAGGCCCGCCTCCAGCGCCGCGTCGGGCCGCCGCTCATCCAGCCCTGGCTGGACGCGGCCAAGCTCCTGACGAAAGAGACGCTGATCCCGAAGACGGCCGTGCGCTCGGCCTTCCTGCTGGCCCCGGTGTTCGGCTTCACGGGCATGGCGGTCTGCGCGGCCTTCATCCCCATCCCCGGGGTCTTTGACGGGCTCTTCAACATGGGCGACCTGCTCGTCATCTTCTACCTGCTGCCCATCCCGGCCATGGCCCTCATGCTGGGCGGCTCGGCCTCCAGCTCGCCCTTCGGCGCCATGGGCTTCTCGCGCGAGATGCTGCTCATGCTCGCCTACGAGACGCCGCTGCTCATGATCCTCTTGGCCGTGGCCATGCTGGTGGGCAAGGCCATGAACGGCGGCGCCTGGGGGGCCGAGTTCTCCCTCCTGCACATCGTCGCCTGGCAGCAGGAATACGGCTCCCTCGGGCTCAACCCGGCCATGATCCCGGCGCTCGTCGCCTACCTCATCTTCCTGCCGGGCACCATGGGCGCCGCGCCCTTCGACATCGCCGAGGCGGAAACCGAGATCCTCGAAGGCCCCCTGCTCGAGTACGGCGGCCCGCTTTTGGCGCTCTTCCAGGTGACGAGCGCGCTCAAGACCTTCGTGGTGCTCGGGCTCGGGGTGGCGCTCTTCTTCCCCGGGACCATCTGCGACTGGTGGCCGGTGAACCTTGTCTGGTTCGTGCTCAAGTGCCTGGTGCTCATGCTCATCTCGCTCACCATCGTCAAGTCGGCGACGGGGCGCTACCGCATCGAGCAGGCGTTTCGCTTTTATGTGACGGTGCCCACCGGGCTCGCGCTGTGCAGTCTCATTCTTGTCTGGGTGATGTAA
- a CDS encoding 4Fe-4S binding protein, which translates to MAGFLKVLFRNLLDGPSTDPFPLGPTFTPKRLRGKAVVDPDLCVGCGVCRHVCTAGAIDISPKPDKSGYTITIWQDSCCLCANCRHYCPTGAMSITNDWHLVHPESEKYEMLEQHTIDYEPCAHCGTLIRPIPLKLAEKIYAHDANISPEEIRHLCPKCRQLEDAKRIECVYPAVETEEIREAAALPDPPTPPEPEVGHLEEAPSTQMNLPVEEPAPAEEKA; encoded by the coding sequence ATGGCGGGCTTTCTGAAAGTTCTGTTCCGCAATCTTCTGGACGGGCCGAGCACCGATCCCTTCCCGCTGGGCCCGACCTTCACGCCCAAGCGCCTGCGCGGCAAGGCCGTGGTGGACCCCGACCTCTGCGTGGGCTGCGGCGTCTGCCGGCATGTCTGCACGGCGGGCGCCATCGACATCTCGCCCAAGCCGGACAAGAGCGGCTACACTATCACCATCTGGCAGGATTCCTGCTGCCTGTGCGCCAATTGCCGCCACTATTGCCCCACAGGCGCCATGAGCATCACCAATGACTGGCATCTCGTGCACCCCGAGTCGGAAAAGTACGAGATGCTGGAGCAGCACACCATCGACTACGAGCCGTGCGCGCACTGCGGCACGCTCATCCGGCCCATCCCGCTCAAGCTGGCGGAAAAGATCTACGCGCACGACGCCAACATCTCCCCCGAGGAGATCCGGCACCTCTGCCCCAAGTGCCGCCAGCTCGAGGATGCCAAGCGCATCGAGTGCGTCTATCCGGCCGTGGAGACGGAAGAGATCAGGGAGGCCGCCGCCCTGCCGGACCCTCCCACCCCGCCGGAGCCTGAGGTGGGCCATCTGGAGGAGGCCCCCTCCACCCAGATGAACCTGCCCGTCGAGGAGCCGGCCCCGGCGGAAGAAAAAGCCTGA
- a CDS encoding nickel-dependent hydrogenase large subunit yields MSKNTFTMPLGPVHVALEEPVYFRLEVEGETIRNVDLTSGHVHRGMEALAQQRNLVKNVTLTERVCSLCSNSHSFTYCMAVENALGMSIPPRARYLRVLAEEIKRVASHLFNTAIQAHIIGFKSLFMHVMEVREIIQDVKETVYGNRMNLASNCLGGVKCDVDPKLLEYILSQIAKMEPQVEEIRDIYNTNHNVVTRTKGIGLLPKEDAIRLGVVGPVARGSGVMNDVRKESPYAAYPDLEFKSIIKDGCDVHTRTQVRLDEIFESFGLIRQCCERMPEGPVTCAMNPIPVTQATARSEAPRGEVFYYIRTNGSETPERLKWRVPSYMNWESLGVMMRDCAVADVALITNSIDPCVSCTER; encoded by the coding sequence ATGAGCAAGAATACCTTTACCATGCCCCTCGGGCCCGTCCATGTGGCCCTGGAGGAGCCGGTTTACTTCCGCCTCGAGGTGGAGGGCGAGACCATCCGCAATGTGGACCTCACCTCCGGCCATGTGCATCGCGGCATGGAGGCGCTGGCCCAGCAGCGCAACCTTGTCAAGAACGTTACCCTCACAGAGCGCGTGTGCTCGCTCTGCTCCAACAGCCATTCCTTCACCTACTGCATGGCCGTGGAGAACGCGCTCGGCATGAGCATCCCGCCCAGGGCGCGCTATTTGCGCGTGCTCGCCGAAGAGATCAAGCGCGTGGCCTCGCACCTTTTCAACACGGCCATCCAGGCGCATATCATCGGCTTCAAGTCGCTCTTCATGCACGTCATGGAAGTGCGCGAGATCATACAGGACGTGAAGGAGACGGTCTACGGCAACCGCATGAACCTGGCCTCCAACTGCCTCGGCGGCGTCAAGTGCGACGTGGACCCGAAGCTGCTCGAATACATCCTCTCCCAGATCGCCAAGATGGAGCCGCAGGTGGAGGAGATCCGCGACATCTACAACACCAACCACAATGTGGTCACGCGCACCAAGGGCATCGGCCTCCTCCCCAAGGAGGACGCCATCCGCCTCGGCGTGGTCGGACCGGTGGCGCGCGGCTCCGGCGTGATGAACGACGTGCGCAAGGAATCGCCCTACGCCGCCTATCCCGACCTTGAGTTCAAGTCCATCATCAAGGACGGCTGCGATGTGCACACCCGCACCCAGGTGCGCCTCGACGAGATCTTCGAGTCGTTCGGGCTCATCCGCCAGTGCTGCGAGCGGATGCCCGAGGGCCCAGTCACCTGCGCCATGAACCCCATCCCGGTGACGCAGGCCACGGCCCGCAGCGAGGCGCCGCGCGGCGAGGTGTTCTACTACATCCGCACCAACGGCTCGGAAACGCCCGAACGCCTCAAGTGGCGCGTGCCTTCCTACATGAACTGGGAGTCGCTGGGCGTCATGATGCGCGATTGCGCGGTGGCGGACGTGGCGCTGATCACCAACAGCATCGACCCCTGCGTGTCCTGCACGGAGCGCTAG
- a CDS encoding NADH-quinone oxidoreductase subunit C, whose product MHDIIRGNSTIIEGIEPLCAHGGSVRHTSDSFGNAYHWFQIDTPHQLLQAADILHSQGSRLAMITAYNRHSDTGPMQALCYQFVLEGVVYSVTVPLDAEHPQVPSITPLFNNADWHEREMMELYGIKIVNQPNPRRLFLDEELDKGLLGELVPLSIMMNGASSQDLWERILQGKE is encoded by the coding sequence ATGCACGACATCATTCGCGGCAACAGCACCATCATCGAGGGCATCGAGCCCTTGTGCGCCCACGGGGGCAGCGTGCGCCACACGAGCGACAGCTTTGGCAACGCCTACCACTGGTTCCAGATCGACACGCCCCACCAGCTCTTGCAGGCGGCGGACATCCTGCACTCGCAGGGCTCGCGCCTCGCCATGATCACCGCCTACAACCGCCACTCGGACACTGGCCCCATGCAGGCGCTCTGCTACCAGTTTGTGCTCGAGGGCGTGGTCTACAGCGTCACGGTGCCGCTGGACGCGGAACACCCGCAGGTGCCCTCCATCACGCCGCTCTTCAACAATGCCGACTGGCACGAGCGCGAAATGATGGAGCTCTATGGCATCAAGATCGTCAACCAGCCCAACCCGCGCCGCCTCTTCCTTGACGAAGAGCTGGACAAGGGCCTGCTCGGCGAGCTCGTGCCGCTCTCCATCATGATGAACGGCGCCAGCTCCCAAGACCTTTGGGAACGCATCCTTCAGGGCAAGGAGTAA